Within Cucumis melo cultivar AY chromosome 4, USDA_Cmelo_AY_1.0, whole genome shotgun sequence, the genomic segment CATAACCAGAGCCATATTCTCCTCCTGAGCCACTTCCTGCTCCTCCACCACCACCATttccaccaccaccaccatagCCTGCTCCATGTTCTCCACCATACCCTGCCCCACCGCCATTTCCACCACCGCTTCCATATCCTCCACTTTCATGACCACCACCACCACTGCCTCCATATCCTCCACTTTCATGACCACCGCCATTTCCTCCATATCCTCCACTTTCATGACCACCACCATTTCCTCCACTACCTCCGTATCCCTCATTTCCTCCACTGCCTCCGTATCCCCCACTTTCATGACCACCACCATTTCCTCCACTACCTCCGTATCCTCCACTTTCATGACCACCGCCATTTCCTCCATTGCCTCCGTATCCTCCACTTTCATGACCACCGCCATTTCCTCCACTACCTCCGTATCCTCCACTTTCATGACCACCGCCATTTCCTCCACTGCCTCCGTATCCCCCACTTTCATGACCACCACCATTTCCTCCACTGCCTCCATATCTTCCACTTTCATGACCACCGCCATTTCCTCCACTGCCTCCGTATCCTCCACTTTCATGACCACCGCCATTTCCTCCACTGCCTTCGTATCCTCCACTTTCATGACCACCGCCATTTCCTCCACTGCCTCCGTATCCCCCACTTTCATGACCACCACCATTTCCTCCACCGCCTCCATATCCTCCACTTTCATGACCAACGTCATTTCCTCCACTGCCTCCGTATCCTCCACTTTCATGACCACCGCCATTTCCTCCACTGCCTCTGTATCCTCCACTTTCATGACCACCGCCATTTCCTCCAATGCCTCCATATCCTCCACTTTCATGACCATATCCTCCTCCACCTCCATTTCCACCACCCCCTCCATAACCTGCACCTTCATGGCCATATCCTCCTCCACCGCCATTTCCACCACCTCCTCCATAACCTGCACCTTCTTGACCATATCCTCCTCCACCACCGTTTCCACCACCCCCTCCATAACCTGCACCTTCATGACCATATCCTGCTCCACCACCATTTCCACCACCTCCTCCATATCCTGCACCTCCAGGACCGTATCCAGCCCCACCTCCATTCCCACTGCCTCCTCCATACCCTCCACCTCCACCTCCAGGGCCATACCCCACACCACCTCCACTACCACCACCTCCACCATACCCTACACCTCCATACCCACTACCTTCTACAGGACCATAGCCCGCTCCACCACCATTTCCACCACCCCCTCCATATCCACCACCACCAGGACCATAACCACCTCCTCCGCCACTTCCTCCACCAACTCCATAAGCAGAACCACCATGACCATAAGCAGAACCACCACCATTCccacctcctcctcctcctccataGCCACCACTAGGACCATATCCTTCACCACCACCACTTCCACCCCCACCTCCACTTCCATAGCCTCCAACACCATATTGTCCTATAGAACTATAACTACCACCACCCCCACCCCCAAAGCCTCCACCACCGCCACCACCAAGTGGACCATATCCACCACCACTTCCACCACCTCCACCATTGCCTGCACCATAAGCAAATGCAGGTATATTCACTTGTCCTCCATCACTATAAGTTAGGAGAGTTCTAGCTGCGTATGAAACTCCAATAcctaacaaaagaaaaaacagtacAAAAGAAGAAACCTCATGAGAAGCCATTTGTGAATGGTTGAAGTGGAAAGAAAGGGGGCTGAAAgctatatatataagaaaaaatgGGGAGTAAAAAGTGCAAAGTTATAGTAGAGAGTGGTTGAGGCACATGCAAGAAGGGAGAAAGTGGGTGGCCCAAAATCTACATCTCTAGAAGTCCAAATCCTACACAAATGAATTACAAAATCAGTGTCATTAAGCTGTCCTCCACTCACACCAGTTTTTTTATCTACGTAATTCCATCAAACTTCTTCTACACCCAATATATCTCTTGGTAGTGAACTTAGTTAAACTACTTCTTAACACCTGTTTGAGGTAATGGCTGGGTacacatttttaaaattttgttcattttatttgaaatttccTCCAAAATTTATGTGTTAATGTCTAATTTACAATGGGATAGTTAACAATTATATGGTAAGTGTGTATTAAGTTCATTTGGATGCATGTGATTCAACCACGATTAGGATTATTAAACTTTTATACTTTTTGCATGAATATAGGTAAAGAAATTTGTACATATTCTAGTTTGTGGGTTTTTCGGAATTAACCATTTGAAGTTTTTATGTGGATGTTTTGGGAAAGAAGGAATTGTACCAAAAAAAGATGAGTGTTCCTCGATGCGAGGTATTTTGGTTGTTTTCTTCTACTCCAACGTTTGTTCATGTCTTTATTTTGGTGAAGAAAAATCTTCTTAATAATTAAAGTATTTAGAGGATTGTAAGTTCTTAACTTTAAGAGagatttttttatctttaaataGAGCTTAAGTTATCTTGTTTTGGATAATGTTTTAAACAAGAAGATGATAAGAGTTATAAAGCACTACGAGAAGGAGCCTCAAGTTTAGGAGAGTCTACTCAAACTTTGTAGATGGTGCCTAACGACTATTGTacctttattttttaaaaataaaataaatttatgaaatttgtaGTAATTATTTGAAAGGTTTAATTAACATTTATTCAAATCTATTCAAATCATACTTTTCATAAATCAGTTAGTGCTTTAGGAAACCATTAGAGATAAGAATTAGAAAATACAGTCCACCATTGAGATTATGAAATTTCTGGTTGATTAGTTAATTAATCTTTTAGGTCTAAGATATGCCAATGTCTTATTGCATATTTAAATTAGCCTATGTCCATGAGAAAGTTAGAATCCCAATACacattatataaatatatgaaaCATTATTggtaaattatttaataatatatctGTTTTTTAAATGGCATGATTTGAAGGTTGAAAACATTGGTTGATTTGGTATCCACTGACCCAAATCTTATCTCTCCCAAAGTGAAAGCCAGCAGTCACCACATTTGAAAACAAACATTGGTGGAAACaaatattatatgtatatattagtGGGTACTCACATGCACAACAACATATAACACTGAAAATGAGATAGCATGGTGTTGTTTGTGGCATTGTTGTGGTTGAGTAAAATGTTTGAGTTGTTACTGAATTCGGTGTTAGGCTTACTATTTGATCAGTACTTCATACATAAACCAGCATGGATAGTAACATTTATACTCATATTCATAATGTTAGTGTTTTTCTCCAAATCTTAGATACTCATAATCGTTTTTTATTTAGTCATGTAGGACTTTGATTACGTTCAAAACACTAACATTTATGCTAATAAACTTTAACTTACAATTTAACACGCTATAGAAAACCCTAAATCCACTTGTTAACAACGtttatagtaaaattttgaGAGACATTattgtattttgaaaatacgaaAAGCATTATATTACTCATATATCATATggaaatataatatttatagaGTTTTGAAAGTTATCTTTATTATAATTATGGAAAAGTCAAAAGCATGCAGCACTTAAACAAATGATTTGTGAGAAGAGTGCCTATATAGTTTTGTTAATCCAAGTGCTTATAAAAGATAGGAACTTTTTTAAAGTATTCAACCAAAAATATTCAAATCAATGATATGAACCTATATGCCATTTATTTGTTCAAAGTAAATACTCATATATAGTTAAATAAAGTACTTTTTTTAGGCTGTTTTATTAGAAAGGAGATATGtatgaaatttctttttctcacttaaaaaaacattttagtGGAGATCAAGAATCACTGAGCTcaaatcgaaaaaaaaaaaaaagaaaaaaaaaattgatccTAACCTTTTGTAGAAGTAGATTGAACTATTGTTTAAAAGGATCTTATAAAAATTAAGTGCTAATATTGTTACATAATAATTTCTTTCTGTAGTTTACAAAGAAAAGATCTCAGATTAGTATATTGAAAAAcgtgtatattttttttattaaattatataaaaattataaaaaaagaactaaatcaTTACAAATTATAAGATATTGAAACTAAGTCTAAATCGTAAAATATAGAAACTAATTTGCTACAAATTATTATTTGATCAAAGTTTGGGTACAAAATTGTAATAGACTTATAAGTATTGAGATCAAAGTTGAACGACTAGATTTTTTATCTCGTGAAAGTTGAGGAACCAaaaatattctttaaaaaaaaaaagaaaaaagaaaaacctaaaaataccacttattattaaactaaattcACTTTTACtgttttattaaaatatcacattatttttttctttttgacagTAATTCGAGATAAAAAGATCAAACCTCAAATTAATCCCTCTAGGAATATTAATTTATTGAATTACTTATAATTtgatgaattaaaaaaaaaaatacttcgaGAAAGAGTACTTTTGCAATGGAATACATGATTATATTCTAGATCATGTCACTATGTAGTATATGGTGTGAATTAATGGGATGTTGTGCGCATGTGTTGTTGTTTGCTTAGTGgaacttttctatttatttatttattattttatattgtaaatatatttttatttttatttttaaattcctTTTTTAACATCATACTGACGTCTACATCCTATACATACATACCCGATATTGGATcgtattaaataaaattttacaGGTTTGTGTTCAGCCCAAGCCCACGAAATAAAATTTGGACCAAAGGAAAGACCGGGTCAAAGCCAACTTTAGCCCAAGCCCACGTAAGGCCCATAGAAACCTTTTATCATTCTATCAACAAACTCCAAAACTTTCGTCACTCAAACGTACTATTCAACAAATATTAGCTAAGAGCTACAAAATAATATCTATTCAACAAATTATATTCACCATTACAACAAACCCTAGATTTGACACATCTAAAAGATGAACTTATAtttcaaaaccctaaaaaacACCAACAAATGAATCTCAAATCTCAATCTAAAATAGTAATAACAAACAATGATCATCTCTAAATTCATGGAATCCCCTTGGATGTTTGATCCTTCGACACAAACTTCACCACCGACGGGGCCGCAGTCGGAACCGGGGAGATTGATGAGATAAGGAATAGCATAAGGGCCGAGTAGGAGTGGGAATGAGAGATGGGTTGAGTATTTGCCAAGAAAAACGGCGTGGTTGTGGTTGATCATGAGATCTTGCATtaggttgtgatttgcgaagcCTGTTTTGAGTGTGCCGCAGGTGAAAATGCGGTGTCGTTTTGGGTGATCTTCGTCTTCCTTGGCCTTCGCCATTGCCATTGCGAATTGCAAATTGCAGTAACTCAATTCAAACAAAATTTGGTTAtaaataatgagaaagattgcCATATTCTGAGGAGGTGGTTCTAATATTACAATTCCTggaaatttaaatatatttgtaatagatattttttcaaaattacaacaaaacgtcaaaatatttttaaaaaaaccacaTACCCCATATTGGTACGCCATTAGTGACACCATTAATTTTCTTCTAAATGACCATGATACGCGATCGTATATACGCAATCCCACGTTGGTATGCGATTAATGACACATGAttaattcttcttttaaatgATTATGATACGTAATTGTGTAGGTAATGATACATAATCGCGTACCAAGATCTAAACAAACGATTTTGGTTCACGATCATCTACCAagatttaaacgattttttgaccaataaatcatttagatcttAGTAGGGGTGAACATAAGCTGTAAGCTGGGTTGAGCCGGGTTGGAGGAACATTATGGACCAACCCAAAGTATCCGGGTTAGCAAAAAATGAACGCTATTGGTTCAATTCATAATaatcaacccaacccaacccaaaaagTTCAGGTTGgcgggttttttttttttttt encodes:
- the LOC103503549 gene encoding glycine-rich cell wall structural protein 1.8-like isoform X2, translated to MASHEVSSFVLFFLLLGIGVSYAARTLLTYSDGGQVNIPAFAYGAGNGGGGGSGGGYGPLGGGGGGGFGGGGGGSYSSIGQYGVGGYGSGGGGGSGGGEGYGPSGGYGGGGGGGNGGGSAYGHGGSAYGVGGGSGGGGGYGPGGGGYGGGGGNGGGAGYGPVEGSGYGGVGYGGGGGSGGGVGYGPGGGGGGYGGGSGNGGGAGYGPGGAGYGGGGGNGGGAGYGHEGAGYGGGGGNGGGGGYGQEGAGYGGGGGNGGGGGYGHEGAGYGGGGGNGGGGGYGHESGGYGGIGGNGGGHESGGYRGSGGNGGGHESGGYGGSGGNDVGHESGGYGGGGGNGGGHESGGYGGSGGNGGGHESGGYEGSGGNGGGHESGGYGGSGGNGGGHESGRYGGSGGNGGGHESGGYGGSGGNGGGHESGGYGGNGGNGGGHESGGYGGSGGNGGGHESGGYGGSGGNEGYGGSGGNGGGHESGGYGGNGGGHESGGYGGSGGGGHESGGYGSGGGNGGGAGYGGEHGAGYGGGGGNGGGGGAGSGSGGEYGSGYGSGAGGGHGAGGGNNGGGSGGGGGGGSGYGGGSAHGGHEGGNGYGGGGGSGQGGGHGGYAP
- the LOC103503549 gene encoding glycine-rich cell wall structural protein 1.8-like isoform X1: MASHEVSSFVLFFLLLGIGVSYAARTLLTYSDGGQVNIPAFAYGAGNGGGGGSGGGYGPLGGGGGGGFGGGGGGSYSSIGQYGVGGYGSGGGGGSGGGEGYGPSGGYGGGGGGGNGGGSAYGHGGSAYGVGGGSGGGGGYGPGGGGYGGGGGNGGGAGYGPVEGSGYGGVGYGGGGGSGGGVGYGPGGGGGGYGGGSGNGGGAGYGPGGAGYGGGGGNGGGAGYGHEGAGYGGGGGNGGGGGYGQEGAGYGGGGGNGGGGGYGHEGAGYGGGGGNGGGGGYGHESGGYGGIGGNGGGHESGGYRGSGGNGGGHESGGYGGSGGNDVGHESGGYGGGGGNGGGHESGGYGGSGGNGGGHESGGYEGSGGNGGGHESGGYGGSGGNGGGHESGRYGGSGGNGGGHESGGYGGSGGNGGGHESGGYGGSGGNGGGHESGGYGGNGGNGGGHESGGYGGSGGNGGGHESGGYGGSGGNEGYGGSGGNGGGHESGGYGGNGGGHESGGYGGSGGGGHESGGYGSGGGNGGGAGYGGEHGAGYGGGGGNGGGGGAGSGSGGEYGSGYGSGAGGGHGAGGGNNGGGSGGGGGGGSGYGGGSAHGGHEGGNGYGGGGGSGQGGGHGGYAP